From the genome of Arvicola amphibius chromosome 9, mArvAmp1.2, whole genome shotgun sequence, one region includes:
- the LOC119823612 gene encoding LOW QUALITY PROTEIN: RNA-binding protein FUS-like (The sequence of the model RefSeq protein was modified relative to this genomic sequence to represent the inferred CDS: substituted 1 base at 1 genomic stop codon), with protein sequence MGYKIKAQDKDSIVKAVRSSRCLFTVAWNSAAWRPVRACADIASNDYTQQATQSYGAYPTQPGQGYSQQSNQPYGQQSYSGYGQSADTSGYGQSSYGSSYGQTQNTGYGTQSAPQGYGSTGGYGSSQSSQSSYGQQSSYPGYGQQPAPSSTSGSYGGSSQSSSYGQPQSGGYGQQSGYGGQQQSSYNPPQGYGQQNQYNSSSGGGGGGGGGNYGQDQSSMSGGGRGGYGSQDQSGGGGGGYGGGQQDRGGRGRGGGGGYNRSSGGYEPRGRGGGRGGRGGMGGSDCGGFNKFGGPRDQGSRHDSEQDNSDNNTIFVQGLGENVTIESVADYFKQIGIIKTNKKTXQPMINLYTDRETGKLKGEATVSFDDPPSAKAAIDWFDGKEFSGNPIKFSFATRRADFNRGGGNGRGGRGRGGPMGRGGYGGGGSGGGGRGGFPSGGGGGGGQQRSGDWKCPNPTCEIMNFSWRNECNQCKAPKPDGPGGGPGGSHMGGTYGDDRRGRGGYGQGGYRGRGRDRGGFRGGQGGGDRGGFGPGKMDSRGEHRQDRRERPY encoded by the exons ATGGGATATAAAATCAAAGCACAGGACAAAGACAGCATTGTGAAAGCTGTGAGG TCCTcccggtgtctcttcacagtcgCCTGGAACTCGGCTGCTTGGCGGCCTGTGCGCGCGTGCGCGGACATAGCTTCAAACGACTATACCCAGCAAGCAACTCAAAGCTATGGGGCCTATCCTACCCAGCCTGGGCAGGGCTACTCCCAACAGAGCAATCAACCCTATGGCCAGCAGAGTTACAGTGGTTATGGCCAATCAGCTGACACTTCAGGATACGGCCAGAGCAGCTATGGCTCTTCTTACGGACAGACCCAAAACACAGGCTATGGCACACAGTCAGCTCCCCAGGGATATGGTTCCACTGGAGGCTATGGCAGCAGCCAAAGTTCCCAATCTTCTTATGGGCAGCAGTCCTCCTACCCTGGCTATGGCCAACAGCCAGCTCCTAGCAGCACCTCGGGAAGTTACGGTGGCAGTTCTCAGAGCAGCAGCTATGGGCAGCCCCAGAGTGGAGGCTATGGCCAACAGTCTGGCTATGGTGGACAGCAACAAAGCTCCTATAACCCACCTCAGGGTTATGGACAACAGAACCAGTACAACAGCAgcagtggaggtggtggagggggTGGTGGAGGCAACTATGGCCAAGATCAGTCCTCCATGAGTGGTGGCGGCCGTGGTGGTTATGGCAGTCAGGACCAGagtggtggcggcggtggtggctACGGGGGAGGCCAGCAGGACCGTGGGGGCCGTGGCAGGGGCGGTGGAGGTGGTTACAACCGAAGCAGTGGTGGCTATGAACCCAGAGGCCGTGGAGGTGGccgaggaggcagaggcggcatGGGCGGAAGTGACTGTGGTGGCTTCAATAAATTTGGTGGCCCTCGGGATCAAGGATCACGCCATGATTCTGAACAGGATAATTCAGACAACAACACCATCTTTGTGCAAGGCCTGGGTGAGAATGTTACAATAGAATCTGTGGCTGATTACTTCAAGCAGATTGGAATTATTAAGACAAATAAGAAAACCTGACAGCCTATGATTAATTTGTATACAGACAGGGAAACTGGCAAGCTGAAGGGTGAGGCAACAGTCTCATTTGATGACCCACCTTCTGCTAAAGCAGCTATTGATTGGTTTGATGGTAAAGAATTCTCTGGGAATCCTATTAAGTTTTCATTTGCTACCCGCCGAGCTGACTTCAATCGGGGTGGTGGAAATGGTCGTGGAGGCCGAGGACGAGGAGGACCCATGGGCCGTGGAGGCTATGGAGgaggtggcagtggtggcggtGGCCGGGGAGGATTCCccagtggaggtggtggaggtggtggacaGCAACGATCTGGGGATTGGAAGTGTCCTAATCCTACATGTGAGATCATGAACTTCTCTTGGAGAAATGAATGCAACCAGTGTAAGGCCCCTAAGCCAGATGGCCCAGGAGGGGGACCAGGAGGCTCTCATATGGGGGGTACCTATGGAGATGATCGCCGTGGCAGAGGAGGCTATGGTCAGGGCGGCTACCGGGGCCGAGGCAGGGACCGTGGGGGCTTCCGAGGGGGCCAGGGTGGTGGGGACAGAGGCGGTTTTGGCCCTGGCAAGATGGACTCCAGGGGTGAGCACAGACAGGATCGCAGGGAGAGGCCATATTAG